The sequence TCCTCCAGGGTGCGCACGCGGGGGTTGGACACCCGCATCTCGGAGTACCCGGGCAAGGAGACCGCGCGGTAGCGGCGCACGTCCGCACCGGCGTAGTGCGTGACCGCATCCTGACCGCGGCCGGGTGCCGGGGCGAGGACGAGCACGTCGTCGCCCCGCTCCCGGAGGTACTCCAGTAACCGGAGCAGGGTGACTGTCACCCCATTGGCCTGCGGGAGGAACGATTCTGCGACTACCGCGATGCGCACTCTCACATCGTGGCAGAGCGAGCCCCGCAGGCGGGTCAGCCGTAAGGCTGATGTTTCGCAGCCGTGCCTCCTCCTCGCGTATCCCTTCAGGCACCGTTCGCGAGCGCCCGGCTGGGGCAAGAGGCGGGAGTGGGTCAGTCGACCGGGGCAGCAGCAGCAGCGAACTGCGACTGGTACAGCTTGGCGTAGGCACCCTCGGCGGCGAGCAGCTCGTCGTGGCTGCCTTGTTCGACGATGTCACCGTGCTCCATCACCAGGATGATGTCGGCATCGCGGATCGTGGACAGCCGGTGAGCGATGACGAAGCTGGTCCGCCCCACCCGGAGCGCGTTCATCGCCTCCTGGACGAGTACCTCGGTGCGGGTGTCCACCGAGCTGGTGGCTTCATCCAGGATGAGGATCGGCGGGTCGGCGAGGAATGCCCGCGCGATGGTGAGCAGCTGCTTCTCCCCCGCGCTGACGGCGGTGCCGTTGGTGCCCTCATCGTCGAGCACCGTGTCGTACCCGTCGGGCAGCGTGCGCACGAACGGGTCCACGTGGGTGGCCTCCGCGGCCTGCAGCAGGCGCTCGGTGGGGACCTCTTGGTGCGCGCCGTAGCTGATGTTCTCCGTGACCGTGCCGCCGAAGAGCCAGGTGTCTTGCAGCACCATGCCGATCTTGCTGCGCACGTCCGCACGGGGCAGATCGCGGGTATCGACGCCATCGATGGTGATCCGGCCGTCGATCACGTCGTAGAACCGCATGATCAGGTTGACCAACGTGGTCTTGCCCGCTCCGGTGGGGCCCACGATCGCCACCGTCTGACCGGGTTCGGCCACGAAGGACAGGTCCTCGATCAGCGGCTTGTCCGGGAGGTAGGAGAATTTCACGTGCTCGAACGCGACCCGGCCCCTGACCTCGCCCAGGCGCGCCGGGGTGACCGGGTCACCCGACTCCTCCTCAGCGTCGAGCAGGTCGAACACCCGCTCGGCCGAGGCGGCTCCGGACTGCACCATGTTCATCAACGAGGCGATCTGGGTGATCGGCTGGGAGAACTGGCGGGAGTACTGCACGAACGCCTGCACGTCACCCAAGGACATCGTTCCCGACGTGATCCGCACCGCGCCGAGCACGGCGATGACCACATAGCCGATGTTGGAGATCCAGCCCATCACCGGCTGGATCGTTCCGGTGATGAACTGTGCCTTGAACGAGGCGGTGTACAGCTGCTCGTTCTCCCGGCGGAAGGTCGCCACCGCGTGCTTCTGCTGGCCGAACACGGTGACCAGGTCATGCCCGGTGTACATCTCTTCCACGTGCGCGTTCACCGTGCCGGTGCGCTTCCACTGCTCCACGAACTGGGGTTGGGAACGTTTCGCGATCTGGGACACCACGACGGCGGAGATCGGGATGGTCACGACCGCCACCAGGGCGAGCTGCCAGGAGATCCACAGCATCATGCCGAGCACACCGATCACGGTGAGCACCGAGGTGATCAGCTGGGAGAGGATCTGCTGCACGCTCTGGGCGATGTTGTCGATGTCGTTGGTCACCCGGGAGAGCACCTCGCCGCGGGCCTGTCGGTCGAAGTAGCGCAGCGGAAGGCGGGCCAGCTTGGTCTCCACCCGCTCACGCAGCCGGTACACGGTCTGCTGCACCACGGTGGTGATGATCCGGCCCTGCAGCCAGGTGAACAGGAACGCACCGATGTAGACGACGAACACCACGGCCAGACTGGACGCCAACCGGTCGAAGTCGACGCCCTGCCCGGGCACCACGTTCGGCATTCCGGTCAGCGTGTCGGCAAGGGTGTCCCGGCCGGCGGCGCGCAGCGCTTCGATGGTCTCCGCGCGGGTCATCGACGGATCGAGCATCGCCCCGACCACACCGTCGAAGATGACGTTCGTCGCGTTGCCGAGCAGCTTCGGCCCGACCACCATGCCGGCCGTGGCGAGGAGGCCGAAGACCACCGCGGTGATGATCCGCACGCCCTCCACGCGCAGCTCGGTCACCATCCGGCGCAGCGTGCCAGCCAGGTCGGAGGGCTTCTCCGCCGGCATACCTGCACCACCGCCGGGGCCATGCCCCCGCGGCGCGCGGGCTGCGGCAGAGCTGTCGGCCTTCAGCTCGGAGTCGTCGGCCTTCTCCCCTGCGGTCGGGTCGTGCTGCTCGGTACTCATGAGGCCTCCTGAGCGGTGAGCTGGGAGGAGACGATCTCCTGATAGGTCTGATTGCCGTCAAGCAGCTCGGCGTGCGTGCCCCGGCCGACCAGCCGGCCGTGCTCAAGCACCAGGATCTGGTCGGCGTCGCGGATGGAGGCGACCCGTTGGGCCACCACGATCACGCTGGACTGGCGGGTCTGCGGTTTCAAGGCGGCCCGCAGTGCCGCGTCGGTGGCGTAGTCCAGGGCGGAGAAGGAGTCGTCGAACAGGTAGACCGCAGGGCGCCGCACCAGCGCACGGGCGATCGCCAGGCGCTGACGCTGCCCCCCGGAGACGTTGGTGCCACCCTGCGCGATCGGGGCGTCCAGAGCGCCGTCCATCGAGGTGACGAAGTTGGCCGCCTGCGCCACTCGCAGCGCCTGCCAGAGCTCCTCGTCGGTGGCGTCCTCACGCCCGTAACGCAGGTTGGAGGCGACCGTGCCGGTGAACAGGTACGGCCGCTGCGGTACCAGTCCGATGATCTGCTGCATCAGCTCGGGGTCGAAGTCGCGCACATCCACACCGTCGATGCTGATCGAGCCACTGGTGGCGTCGAACAGCCGAGGCACCAGCGTGACCAGCGTGGTCTTCCCGGCTCCGGTGGAGCCGATGATTGCCGTGGTCTGCCCAGGTTCGGCGGTGAAGCTCAGCTCCTCGATCACCGGCTCCTCGGCGCCGGGGTACTTGAACGAGACTCCGGTGAAGCGGACCTGCCCATGCAGCGCCTCCGGGCGCTGCGCCCGCTCCGGTGGCAGCACAGTGGGTTCG is a genomic window of Ruania zhangjianzhongii containing:
- a CDS encoding ABC transporter ATP-binding protein; amino-acid sequence: MSTEQHDPTAGEKADDSELKADSSAAARAPRGHGPGGGAGMPAEKPSDLAGTLRRMVTELRVEGVRIITAVVFGLLATAGMVVGPKLLGNATNVIFDGVVGAMLDPSMTRAETIEALRAAGRDTLADTLTGMPNVVPGQGVDFDRLASSLAVVFVVYIGAFLFTWLQGRIITTVVQQTVYRLRERVETKLARLPLRYFDRQARGEVLSRVTNDIDNIAQSVQQILSQLITSVLTVIGVLGMMLWISWQLALVAVVTIPISAVVVSQIAKRSQPQFVEQWKRTGTVNAHVEEMYTGHDLVTVFGQQKHAVATFRRENEQLYTASFKAQFITGTIQPVMGWISNIGYVVIAVLGAVRITSGTMSLGDVQAFVQYSRQFSQPITQIASLMNMVQSGAASAERVFDLLDAEEESGDPVTPARLGEVRGRVAFEHVKFSYLPDKPLIEDLSFVAEPGQTVAIVGPTGAGKTTLVNLIMRFYDVIDGRITIDGVDTRDLPRADVRSKIGMVLQDTWLFGGTVTENISYGAHQEVPTERLLQAAEATHVDPFVRTLPDGYDTVLDDEGTNGTAVSAGEKQLLTIARAFLADPPILILDEATSSVDTRTEVLVQEAMNALRVGRTSFVIAHRLSTIRDADIILVMEHGDIVEQGSHDELLAAEGAYAKLYQSQFAAAAAPVD